The following are encoded in a window of Pseudomonas sp. JQ170C genomic DNA:
- the fliS gene encoding flagellar export chaperone FliS — MHPMRALRQYQKVNSHAQVSEASPHRLVQMLMEGGLDRMAQAKGAISRGDVAQKGLLLGKAIDIISGLREGLDKEKAEDPAALEQLDELYAYMIVRLTEANLRSDLAIIDEVAKLLITVKSGWDAIAPQ; from the coding sequence ATGCATCCGATGAGAGCCCTTCGCCAGTATCAGAAGGTCAATTCCCACGCTCAGGTTTCCGAGGCTAGCCCCCACCGTTTGGTGCAGATGCTGATGGAGGGTGGGCTTGATCGAATGGCGCAAGCCAAAGGAGCGATCAGCCGTGGCGATGTGGCTCAGAAGGGGCTGTTGCTGGGCAAGGCCATCGACATTATCAGTGGTTTGCGCGAAGGCCTGGACAAAGAGAAGGCCGAGGACCCAGCAGCCCTTGAACAGTTGGACGAGCTTTATGCCTACATGATCGTGCGCCTCACCGAAGCAAACCTGCGCAGCGATCTTGCGATCATCGATGAGGTCGCGAAATTATTGATCACCGTTAAAAGCGGCTGGGATGCCATCGCTCCACAATAA
- the fleQ gene encoding transcriptional regulator FleQ has translation MWRETKILLIDDDSARRRDLAVVLNFLGEENLSCSSLDWQQVVESLSSSREVLCVLIGTVNAPASLMGLLKTVAAWDEFLPVLLIGEISSVELPDDLRRRVLSSVEMPPSYSKLLDSLHRAQVYREMYDQARERGRQREPNLFRSLVGTSRAIQHVRQMMQQVADTDASVLILGESGTGKEVVARNLHYHSKRREAPFVPVNCGAIPAELLESELFGHEKGAFTGAITSRAGRFELANGGTLFLDEIGDMPLPMQVKLLRVLQERTFERVGSNKTQGIDVRIIAATHKNLENMIEAGTFREDLYYRLNVFPIEMAPLRERVEDIPLLMNELISRMEHEKRGSIRFNSAAIMSLCRHGWPGNVRELANLVERMAIMHPYGVIGVSELPKKFRYVDDEDEQLVDSLRSDLEERVAINGGSPSFATHAMLPPEGLDLKDYLGGLEQGLIQQALDDANGIVARAAERLRIRRTTLVEKMRKYGMSRRDGEEQAED, from the coding sequence ATGTGGCGTGAAACCAAAATTCTGCTGATCGATGACGATAGCGCCCGCCGCCGCGATCTAGCGGTGGTATTGAATTTTCTTGGGGAAGAAAATTTGTCCTGCTCCAGCCTTGATTGGCAGCAGGTGGTCGAGTCGTTGTCGTCCAGTCGTGAAGTACTCTGTGTCCTGATCGGGACCGTAAACGCTCCGGCAAGTCTGATGGGCTTGCTAAAGACAGTCGCAGCCTGGGATGAGTTCCTTCCGGTGTTGCTGATTGGTGAAATTTCTTCTGTCGAGCTGCCAGACGACCTGCGTCGTCGCGTGCTGTCCAGCGTCGAGATGCCACCCAGCTACAGCAAGCTGCTCGATTCCCTGCACCGTGCCCAGGTCTATCGCGAGATGTACGACCAGGCCCGCGAGCGCGGTCGCCAGCGCGAGCCGAATCTGTTCCGCAGCCTGGTCGGCACCAGCCGTGCCATTCAGCACGTGCGCCAGATGATGCAGCAAGTGGCCGACACCGATGCCAGCGTGCTGATCCTCGGCGAGTCGGGCACCGGCAAGGAAGTGGTCGCGCGTAACCTGCATTACCATTCCAAGCGCCGCGAAGCGCCGTTCGTGCCGGTCAATTGCGGCGCGATCCCGGCCGAGCTGCTGGAAAGCGAACTGTTCGGCCATGAGAAGGGCGCCTTTACCGGTGCCATCACCAGCCGCGCCGGGCGATTCGAGCTGGCCAACGGCGGTACCTTGTTCCTCGACGAAATCGGCGACATGCCGCTGCCGATGCAGGTCAAGCTGCTGCGCGTGTTGCAGGAACGTACTTTCGAGCGGGTCGGCAGCAACAAGACCCAGGGCATCGATGTGCGCATCATCGCCGCGACCCACAAGAACCTCGAGAACATGATCGAGGCGGGGACCTTCCGCGAAGACCTGTACTACCGCCTCAACGTCTTCCCCATCGAGATGGCCCCGCTGCGTGAGCGCGTCGAGGACATCCCGCTGTTGATGAACGAGCTGATCTCGCGCATGGAGCACGAGAAGCGCGGCTCGATCCGCTTCAACTCGGCAGCGATCATGTCGCTGTGCCGACACGGCTGGCCGGGCAACGTCCGCGAGCTTGCCAACCTGGTCGAGCGCATGGCGATCATGCACCCGTACGGGGTGATCGGTGTGTCGGAGCTGCCGAAGAAATTCCGCTATGTGGATGACGAAGACGAGCAACTGGTCGACAGCCTGCGTTCGGACCTGGAAGAGCGCGTGGCCATCAACGGTGGTTCGCCAAGCTTTGCCACCCACGCCATGCTGCCGCCCGAAGGCCTGGACCTCAAGGACTACCTCGGTGGCCTGGAGCAGGGCTTGATCCAGCAGGCGCTGGACGATGCCAACGGTATCGTTGCCCGCGCCGCGGAACGCCTGCGCATTCGTCGTACCACCCTGGTGGAGAAGATGCGCAAGTACGGCATGAGTCGTCGAGACGGCGAGGAGCAGGCGGAGGATTGA
- a CDS encoding flagellar protein FliT, translated as MSHALQRVDETRSALLDALSERNWEEIGKLDETCRSCIDEMLNEASMDEAVVREKLEGLLQVYRELLDVTIGERQAIANEMTQINQSKNASKVYQLFS; from the coding sequence ATGAGTCACGCACTGCAGCGAGTGGACGAAACCCGCAGCGCCCTGCTAGATGCGCTGAGCGAGCGTAACTGGGAGGAAATCGGCAAGTTGGACGAGACCTGTCGCTCGTGCATCGATGAGATGCTCAACGAGGCGTCGATGGACGAGGCAGTGGTGCGCGAGAAGCTGGAGGGGTTGCTGCAGGTGTATCGCGAATTGTTGGACGTGACCATCGGCGAACGCCAGGCAATCGCCAATGAGATGACCCAGATCAATCAGTCCAAAAATGCTTCAAAAGTGTATCAACTCTTCAGTTAA